In the genome of Mangifera indica cultivar Alphonso chromosome 9, CATAS_Mindica_2.1, whole genome shotgun sequence, the window GATTACAGCTTATCTACCCTATCATTTCTCTCCCAACTTATATCTGATAGAATAAAACATAAAAGACAGTGAACTATATAAggaaaattaaagttgaaaaaaatataagaaattgaCATTCATGAAAATATTAGCAGAAAGAGATTCTCGAGTTAGTATATTTATCAATTCCTTTTACAGATAAACCTcctaaaaaactttaagatatATTAATAGATAAAGCTCATCAACCATCTTTCTTCATCAACACTCTCCCAATCCACCCTGAAATTCCAATGAAGTTTGTAACAAAGAACAGaaagctaatatttttttataaaaaataaaataaaatcatgtctCTCAAGTCACTCTCTACACAACCACTCAAATCATTTTCTCTGAAGATCTGTCTGCATTAGCTTCCTTTCTTTGTCACCCTTCAATTTTACCTCCAAACTCTTAACCTTAACTGATTTAACCCACCACCTCACCtccatatcatcattttctctataaaaaaACTAAGTATTTCTGGAtcgtttatttttctttctgtaAGTTAAAAACCATATGCAATGAAAGTTCCAAGAGGTTTGTTCACAGCTGGTATTATTGCATCATGGTACTCTACAAACATTGGAGTTTTATTACTAAACAAGTATTTGCTTACCAATTATGGATATAAGTACCCAATTTTCCTCACTTTGTGTCACATGTTGGCCTGTTCTTTGCTGAGCTTTGTTGCTGTTCGTTGGCTTAAAGTCACGCCATTGCAAATCATCAAGTCTCAAACACAGTTCTTCAAAATATGCGCTCTTGGACTTATTTTTTGCCTGTCTGTTGTGGGTGGCAATATCTCCTTGAAGTATCTTCCGGTGTCTTTTAATCAAGCTGTAGGAGCAACCACACCTTTTTTCACAGCGGTTTTTGCTTGTTTGATGACTTTCAAGAGGGAGGCTTGGCTTACTTATGTCACTCTCATTCCTGTAGTTGTCGGTGTCATTATTGCCACTGGGGTAAGAGCTTCATCTTATTTCTTTTACTTTAATTCtgtttacattttctttttaactgTAATTTCACTCTTTTGTTCTGTGCTTCAAAACTAAGAGGAAAtgtatatttttgatatttaatgTATGTGTCACCTCACTTTGTATAAATAAGCTTatacaatttgaaattttcttttacttggaTGAAGGGAGAACCAAGTTTTCATTTGTTCGGATTTATAATGTGCATTGGTGCAACAGCAGCGAGGGCACTCAAGTCAGTTCTGCAAGGGATTTTGCTCTCTTCTGAAGTGTACTAGTTATCTCCTTAATGAACATCTATATTTTTTCATTGGTTGACAAATCTACAATTGGGTTCTCTTTTTTGTACTTTTCTGTGACAGGGAAAAGCTCAATTCTATGAACCTCCTCATGTACATGGCTCCGTTAGCCTTCCTGTTCCTTCTTCCCGTATCAGTCATAGTAGAAGAAGATGTAATTGCCATCACAATTTCTCTTGCTAGACAAGATTTAAAGTTCTTATGCTATCTGACATTCAATTCAGCACTAGCATACTTCGtaaatttgactaattttttGGTCACCAAGTACACTAGTGCCTTGACACTTCAGGTATTATCACCCTATGTTCACTGTTAAGTGTCACTTTGCAAtgtttcaattatatattctcCCAACTTTCATCTGGTGAAATTACAATGAGATGAATCTTCCAGGTTCTGGGAAATGCAAAAGGAGCTGTTGCAGTGGTTGTTTCAATATTGATATTCAGAAATCCTGTGTCGGTCACTGGGATGCTTGGCTACACTATCACAGCAGTTGGGGTCTTTCTCtacaatgaagccaagaaaaggAGTAAATGAGGCTCTCTAATATATAATCAGTTCAATACTAATTCTCTGATGACATTATCAAACCAGCATCATATTGGCATCTTCTAAATacagaacaaaattttaaagggaTGGGAAGCAGCCAGATTCTGGAGTTGCAGGACATTTTGGTTTCAATCCTGAGAGATGGTAAGTTATTATGTCTGCATCTTCATGATCAATCTTCCTTTAATTATATGCTGTTAAGCCATAAATAGTTATATGAAATGGTTTTCATACATTCATTAATTGGCCAAATCAAATATCCAAGAAGCTGTACATTGGtcccaatttcaaaagaaattttataatttttcataagtAGGTATGTTAGGAGAAAATTTCTGGCCGCTGATTGCCACTGGAGTACCTTTTGTAAATGAGCTGAGGAACCTCCACTGCCCGATAGAACGATCTTGGTAATCTCCGTATAAATGATCTTTCCCTCGTGTTGGGTTATAGTAGGAACTCTTGAATCTAGAGCCACTTTCTTATTCTGCCTCAGCAGCTCCGATGTCACCAACTTTGCACCATCTTTCGTCACAGAGATCAAAACTGCACATTACCATCAACCCATATTAAATAATCAAACGCAGCATAACCAGAATCAACAATGCCGGCAAGATCTTTCTAATAGAACATGATTATGCGCATTCAGCATTGTATCTATCTTGTGTAATCAGTTTGGTTGGTTTCCAAGATGAATCAGATGGAGATGGAAAGGTCTCTAGCAAGTCCATTTGCAAGAGAGAACCATTTATTTCACCCATTCCATCCAAACTCCACATGTCCGGAAAATCTGATGCAGCTTTAGGAATGCCTATTTTACATAAAACGGGTCCGTGGCCAAACAATCAAATGTTTCTCAAATATTTTcctattctttttaaaaatttaaaaggttcTATGTCAACTGCTTGACTCATCAAAGTGAAGTTTCACCAAGAAACACTCTTCATACAACTTACAAAAGTTAGCATGATTgaacaatgaaaaataaatgtCCTTTAAATTTGAGGCTTAGTctcatcctcatcctcttcAATCTTTGGTGCCAAGTAAAATCTGATGTAACCCATCTCAGCAATCTTGTATTCAACCACAACTGGTAGATCTGAAGACAAGCTGATTGTGACAGTGTTGGATAATGGGGTCGCCCTTGTAAATGAATTCATGTACCTCAGTGCAAATGTCAAGGACACCGGCTCAttcatttcaattattgtagCTTCTTCAGGCTGCAAAATCAATCTCACACAAATCAACCAAAGATACACAAGATAGAACTAGCAATGCTTATACAAGAACAAGACCAAAATATACATTGTCCACTGTGGTATTCTGCCTTAGTACAATGTTGG includes:
- the LOC123225573 gene encoding probable sugar phosphate/phosphate translocator At3g11320, coding for MKVPRGLFTAGIIASWYSTNIGVLLLNKYLLTNYGYKYPIFLTLCHMLACSLLSFVAVRWLKVTPLQIIKSQTQFFKICALGLIFCLSVVGGNISLKYLPVSFNQAVGATTPFFTAVFACLMTFKREAWLTYVTLIPVVVGVIIATGGEPSFHLFGFIMCIGATAARALKSVLQGILLSSEVEKLNSMNLLMYMAPLAFLFLLPVSVIVEEDVIAITISLARQDLKFLCYLTFNSALAYFVNLTNFLVTKYTSALTLQVLGNAKGAVAVVVSILIFRNPVSVTGMLGYTITAVGVFLYNEAKKRSK